Proteins found in one Arthrobacter pascens genomic segment:
- the lexA gene encoding transcriptional repressor LexA, with protein sequence MAAPAAGGRATQRGQQPQRAPKGLTARQKKILETIQRSVNDNGYPPSMREIGDTVGLASLSSVTHQLSQLEKLGYLRRDPKRPRAMEVLMPLTLDGGTAKPAGSAKPAVLHAVAGGTVTELPTAMDTAMVPLVGRIAAGGPILADQVIEDVMPLPRQLVGQGELFMLRVAGDSMVDAAICDGDWVVVRRQADAINGDIVAALLDDEATVKTFRQRDGHTWLLPQNTQYEPMLGDHATIMGKVVSVLRSL encoded by the coding sequence ATGGCAGCACCAGCCGCCGGCGGCAGGGCGACCCAGCGGGGTCAGCAGCCCCAGAGGGCCCCTAAGGGGCTCACAGCACGCCAGAAGAAGATCCTGGAGACCATCCAGCGCTCCGTGAACGACAACGGGTACCCGCCGTCCATGCGCGAGATTGGCGACACCGTGGGCCTGGCCAGCCTTTCGAGCGTGACACACCAGTTGTCACAGCTCGAAAAACTTGGCTACCTGCGCCGGGACCCCAAGCGGCCACGGGCCATGGAGGTCCTGATGCCCCTCACCCTGGATGGCGGAACGGCCAAACCCGCGGGATCAGCCAAGCCGGCCGTCTTGCACGCCGTTGCGGGAGGGACAGTCACGGAGCTTCCCACTGCCATGGACACCGCAATGGTGCCCCTCGTTGGCCGGATTGCGGCCGGTGGGCCGATCCTCGCCGACCAGGTCATAGAGGACGTCATGCCGCTGCCCCGCCAACTGGTGGGACAGGGCGAACTGTTTATGCTCAGGGTGGCCGGAGACTCCATGGTGGACGCAGCAATCTGCGACGGCGACTGGGTGGTGGTCCGCCGGCAGGCCGACGCCATCAATGGCGATATCGTTGCCGCCCTCCTGGACGACGAAGCCACTGTTAAGACTTTCCGCCAGCGGGACGGCCACACGTGGTTGCTTCCGCAGAATACGCAGTACGAGCCCATGCTTGGGGACCACGCCACCATCATGGGCAAGGTCGTCTCGGTACTTCGCTCGCTTTAA
- a CDS encoding regulatory protein RecX: MDGRRSGPGRRQRRGGGRSGFGPEGPDPDSSIAADAEPDPASVARAIVLRQLTSSAKSRLQLSRKLAERNIPEDVAEAVLDRFQEVRLIDDAEFADMWVRSRSQSRKLAKGALRRELADKGIDPDTAAAALEQLSDADEEAAARQLVERKLRAGTDLSDRAEWDKTTRRLASMLARKGYQPAQAFRIVAEVLESSAAAGNDQ; the protein is encoded by the coding sequence ATGGACGGGCGCCGCTCCGGACCAGGTCGGCGGCAAAGACGTGGCGGCGGACGTTCCGGCTTCGGGCCGGAGGGACCTGATCCGGATTCATCGATCGCCGCGGACGCCGAGCCGGACCCCGCGTCCGTCGCGCGGGCCATAGTGTTACGGCAGCTGACCAGTTCGGCCAAGAGCCGGCTGCAGCTGTCCCGCAAGCTGGCGGAGCGCAACATCCCCGAAGACGTTGCCGAGGCCGTGCTGGACAGGTTTCAGGAAGTGCGGCTCATTGACGACGCCGAGTTTGCGGACATGTGGGTGCGCAGCCGGTCCCAGTCCAGGAAGCTTGCCAAGGGTGCGCTTCGCCGCGAGCTGGCCGACAAAGGAATTGACCCAGATACGGCTGCTGCCGCGCTGGAGCAGCTTTCAGACGCAGACGAGGAAGCGGCCGCCCGCCAACTCGTGGAGCGAAAGCTGCGCGCGGGGACCGATCTCTCGGACCGCGCTGAATGGGACAAGACCACCCGGCGCCTGGCATCGATGTTGGCGCGTAAGGGGTACCAGCCGGCCCAGGCATTCAGGATCGTGGCTGAGGTGCTGGAATCCAGCGCTGCCGCCGGCAATGACCAGTAG
- the miaB gene encoding tRNA (N6-isopentenyl adenosine(37)-C2)-methylthiotransferase MiaB, with product MSLTIPSPASGTAPASDFEAQQPRTYQVRTFGCQMNVHDSERMAGMLEAAGYIAADGEQADVVVFNTCAVRENADNKLYGNLGMLAPVKAANPGMQIAVGGCLAQKDRETILRKAPWVDAVFGTHNVGALPALLDRARHNNEAQLEILESLDVFPSTLPTKRDSVYSGWVSISVGCNNTCTFCIVPALRGKEKDRRPGDILAEIQALVDDGAIEVTLLGQNVNSYGVEFGDRQAFSKLLRACGEIEGLERVRFTSPHPAAFTDDVIDAMAETPNVMPQLHMPLQSGSDKVLKDMKRSYRSTKFLGILDKVREKIPHAAISTDIIVGFPGESEEDFQATLDVVEKSRFATAFTFQYSKRPGTPAAELPDQLPKAVVQERFERLTALQDRIAAEENAKQLGRRVEVMVTAQSGRKSEETHRLSGRSQDQRLVHFSVPPGAQAPRPGDLVTVTITEAAAFHLVADPTAQDYTLRRSRAGDAWDRSQADSCGAPGPGDRAQGSAGNGAGRTGVSLGMPTLPVRSR from the coding sequence GTGAGTTTGACCATTCCTTCCCCCGCATCCGGTACCGCCCCCGCCTCCGACTTTGAGGCGCAGCAGCCCCGCACCTACCAGGTGCGCACGTTCGGCTGCCAGATGAACGTGCACGATTCGGAGCGGATGGCAGGCATGCTGGAGGCAGCCGGTTACATCGCGGCTGACGGTGAGCAGGCGGACGTTGTGGTGTTCAACACGTGTGCAGTCAGGGAGAACGCCGACAACAAGCTGTACGGCAACCTGGGCATGCTGGCCCCGGTCAAGGCGGCCAACCCCGGAATGCAGATCGCCGTGGGCGGTTGCCTGGCGCAGAAGGACCGCGAGACCATCCTCCGGAAGGCGCCGTGGGTGGACGCTGTTTTCGGCACCCACAACGTGGGAGCCCTCCCGGCCCTGCTGGACCGGGCGCGGCACAACAACGAAGCCCAGTTGGAGATCCTCGAATCCCTCGACGTTTTTCCCTCCACACTCCCTACGAAGCGGGATTCGGTCTACTCGGGCTGGGTGTCCATCTCGGTAGGCTGCAACAACACGTGCACTTTCTGCATCGTGCCTGCCCTTCGAGGCAAGGAGAAGGACCGCCGTCCCGGTGACATCCTCGCCGAAATCCAGGCCTTGGTGGATGACGGCGCCATCGAAGTGACGCTCCTGGGGCAGAACGTGAACTCCTACGGTGTCGAGTTCGGTGACAGGCAGGCCTTTTCCAAGCTGCTGCGCGCGTGCGGCGAAATCGAAGGCCTCGAAAGGGTCCGCTTTACTAGCCCCCATCCCGCGGCTTTTACTGATGATGTCATCGACGCCATGGCGGAGACGCCGAATGTGATGCCCCAGCTGCACATGCCGCTGCAATCGGGCTCCGACAAGGTCCTCAAGGACATGAAACGGTCGTATCGGTCCACCAAGTTCCTTGGCATCCTGGACAAGGTACGGGAGAAGATCCCGCACGCCGCCATCTCCACGGACATCATTGTGGGCTTCCCGGGCGAGTCCGAAGAGGACTTCCAGGCCACCCTGGATGTGGTGGAAAAATCCCGGTTCGCCACCGCGTTCACCTTCCAGTATTCCAAGCGTCCGGGCACTCCCGCCGCCGAGCTCCCGGACCAGCTGCCCAAGGCCGTGGTCCAGGAGCGTTTCGAACGCCTGACGGCACTGCAGGACAGGATCGCTGCAGAGGAAAACGCCAAACAGCTCGGGCGCCGCGTGGAAGTCATGGTCACCGCCCAGTCAGGACGCAAGTCCGAGGAGACCCACCGGCTGTCCGGTCGATCCCAGGACCAGCGGCTGGTGCACTTCTCCGTTCCCCCGGGTGCCCAGGCGCCCCGCCCCGGGGACCTCGTCACCGTCACCATCACGGAGGCGGCCGCCTTCCACCTTGTTGCCGACCCCACGGCTCAGGACTACACGCTGCGACGGTCCCGTGCCGGGGATGCCTGGGACAGGTCACAGGCCGATTCGTGTGGTGCCCCTGGACCGGGGGACAGGGCACAGGGCAGCGCAGGCAATGGCGCCGGCCGGACCGGCGTTTCGTTGGGTATGCCCACCCTGCCCGTCCGCAGCCGCTGA
- the miaA gene encoding tRNA (adenosine(37)-N6)-dimethylallyltransferase MiaA, translating into MARPPVIAVVGPTGSGKSDLAVSLALELDGEVINADAMQFYRGMDIGTAKITMAERRGVPHHLLDTLDVTQEASVSDFQQQARAIIADIHARGRRAILAGGSGLYVRAALDVLEFPGTDPQIRKQLETELDESGVEALLVRLRSVDPVSAGRVSDARRIIRALEVHQLTGRPFSSFMPQREYFQPAVQIGLAVDREVLRERLARRVHAMVDSGLLDEVRRLDEAGLRRGKTAPHALGYAQFLKVLDGEARVDVAAEETIVATRQFARRQLTWFRADPRISWLDWQDPMLLPQAAALCA; encoded by the coding sequence GTGGCCCGCCCACCGGTCATCGCCGTCGTCGGCCCAACAGGATCCGGTAAGTCTGATCTTGCCGTCAGCCTTGCCCTGGAACTGGACGGGGAAGTCATCAACGCGGATGCCATGCAGTTCTACCGGGGCATGGACATCGGGACAGCCAAAATCACCATGGCCGAACGCAGGGGAGTACCCCATCACCTCCTGGACACCCTGGATGTGACCCAGGAAGCGAGTGTCTCCGACTTCCAGCAGCAGGCACGGGCCATCATCGCGGACATCCATGCCAGGGGTAGGCGGGCAATCCTGGCGGGCGGTTCGGGGCTCTACGTCCGCGCTGCGCTGGATGTCCTGGAATTTCCCGGGACAGACCCGCAGATCCGGAAACAGCTGGAGACCGAGCTCGACGAGTCAGGCGTGGAGGCGCTGCTGGTGCGACTCCGGTCAGTGGATCCCGTGTCCGCGGGCCGTGTGTCCGACGCCCGACGGATTATCAGGGCATTGGAAGTGCACCAGCTCACCGGCCGGCCCTTCAGCTCATTCATGCCCCAGCGCGAGTATTTCCAACCTGCCGTCCAGATCGGTCTGGCGGTGGACAGGGAGGTGCTTCGTGAGCGGCTGGCCCGGCGCGTCCACGCCATGGTGGATAGCGGACTGCTGGACGAGGTGCGGCGCCTTGATGAGGCCGGGCTCCGCCGCGGGAAAACGGCGCCGCACGCGCTGGGCTACGCCCAGTTCCTGAAGGTGCTCGACGGCGAAGCCAGAGTTGACGTGGCGGCGGAGGAAACCATTGTGGCCACCCGACAGTTCGCCAGGCGCCAGCTCACCTGGTTCCGGGCCGATCCACGGATCAGCTGGCTGGACTGGCAGGATCCGATGCTTTTGCCGCAGGCAGCCGCCCTCTGCGCATGA
- the dapF gene encoding diaminopimelate epimerase: protein MDASPSEATSETTQPAFRTLGGLRFSKGHGTGNDFVLIADPEGVHTIDAGQVAELCDRHRGIGGDGLIRAVPSRFLPEGRELLGATPEAEWFMDYRNGDGSLSEMCGNGVRVFVHFLRAEGLVDLPDGGALTIGTRGGVKTVVRTGDGYAVDMGPWEFIFPGDATAKAMDSLVSADGLEVPRPALSVSMGNPHTVVALAELSELESTRLFTAPRVDPAPPNGTNVEFVVPAEPLVHDGVGMVTMRVHERGVGETQSCGTGACAAAVAIRHWAGAEAPDTWRVKVPGGVVGVKFFAGAGGHEHVELSGPAVIVASGTLS from the coding sequence ATGGACGCATCACCTTCAGAGGCCACATCAGAGACCACCCAGCCCGCATTCCGTACGCTGGGCGGACTCCGCTTCTCCAAGGGCCACGGCACCGGCAACGATTTTGTGCTGATCGCCGATCCCGAGGGTGTTCACACCATAGATGCCGGCCAGGTTGCGGAGTTGTGCGACAGGCACCGCGGCATCGGCGGCGATGGCCTGATCCGGGCGGTCCCTTCCCGGTTTCTTCCCGAGGGCCGGGAGCTTCTGGGCGCTACGCCGGAGGCGGAATGGTTCATGGACTACCGAAACGGTGATGGCTCGCTCTCTGAGATGTGCGGCAACGGCGTCCGGGTGTTTGTGCACTTCCTCCGGGCTGAAGGGCTGGTTGACCTGCCCGACGGCGGCGCACTCACCATAGGAACCCGCGGCGGCGTCAAGACCGTTGTCCGGACGGGGGACGGCTACGCAGTGGACATGGGCCCGTGGGAGTTCATCTTCCCCGGGGATGCCACCGCCAAGGCCATGGATTCACTCGTCAGTGCTGACGGCCTGGAAGTACCCCGCCCTGCCCTGTCAGTGAGCATGGGCAACCCGCACACGGTGGTTGCGCTTGCGGAGCTCTCCGAGCTTGAGTCGACCCGGCTATTCACCGCTCCGCGTGTTGATCCGGCGCCACCCAACGGCACCAATGTTGAGTTTGTGGTCCCGGCTGAACCCCTGGTCCACGACGGGGTTGGCATGGTGACAATGCGGGTCCACGAACGGGGCGTGGGCGAAACGCAGTCGTGCGGCACTGGCGCCTGCGCGGCAGCGGTGGCCATCAGGCACTGGGCTGGGGCCGAAGCGCCCGACACCTGGCGCGTCAAGGTGCCGGGCGGCGTCGTCGGCGTGAAGTTCTTTGCCGGAGCGGGAGGCCACGAGCATGTCGAACTGAGCGGACCGGCGGTGATAGTCGCTAGCGGGACGCTTTCCTGA
- a CDS encoding class I SAM-dependent methyltransferase: MESAHYFSASPAGPFTRKPLTVELAGETRKLQTSAGIFSPDGIDKGTAVLLAAVPAPSPTGSLLDIGCGWGPIALTMALRAPHARVYAVDVNERCITLTNENAALLGLENVFASAPEEVDPELRFDTIWSNPPIRIGKDELHSLLKLWLPRLAPGGSAWLVVQKNLGSDSLQRWLSGELDASFTVSREATSKSFRILRVRKASR, encoded by the coding sequence ATGGAGTCCGCACACTATTTCAGCGCATCGCCCGCCGGGCCTTTTACCCGCAAGCCGTTAACAGTGGAACTGGCCGGGGAAACACGCAAGCTGCAGACTTCCGCCGGAATCTTCAGCCCCGACGGCATAGACAAGGGAACGGCCGTCCTCCTGGCTGCAGTTCCAGCTCCTTCGCCCACGGGCAGCCTTCTGGACATCGGTTGCGGCTGGGGCCCGATAGCTCTGACCATGGCACTCCGGGCGCCGCACGCCCGCGTTTACGCCGTGGATGTCAATGAACGCTGTATCACGCTCACGAATGAGAACGCCGCGTTGCTCGGATTGGAAAACGTCTTTGCCAGTGCGCCAGAGGAGGTGGACCCTGAACTGCGGTTTGACACCATCTGGTCCAATCCGCCCATCCGGATCGGCAAAGACGAGCTTCACTCGCTGCTGAAGCTGTGGCTGCCGCGCCTGGCGCCGGGCGGCTCGGCCTGGCTGGTGGTCCAGAAGAACCTTGGTTCGGATTCCCTGCAGCGCTGGCTTTCCGGCGAACTGGACGCATCGTTCACCGTCAGCCGTGAAGCCACGTCCAAATCCTTCCGGATCCTCCGGGTCAGGAAAGCGTCCCGCTAG
- a CDS encoding DUF3046 domain-containing protein, which produces MRISDYWRLMDDEFGAGYSRVLSSTLVLAGVGGRTADQALAAGVSPRSVWLAVCDVQDVPPERRLGRDIKPLRD; this is translated from the coding sequence GTGCGAATCAGTGACTATTGGCGGCTTATGGACGACGAGTTCGGGGCAGGGTATTCCCGGGTCCTCAGCAGTACTCTGGTCCTGGCCGGAGTGGGTGGACGCACTGCTGACCAGGCCCTGGCCGCAGGTGTCAGCCCCCGGAGCGTGTGGCTGGCCGTCTGCGACGTTCAGGACGTGCCGCCGGAGCGCCGCTTGGGCCGTGACATTAAACCCCTCCGCGACTGA
- the hflX gene encoding GTPase HflX: protein MTSQPNTGSDPAAQDMSPEEIQAVIDRILSKDVPARNATTADGGNKSVFGKAQAISRLDEEHTSYDGDQQDLEERRALRRVAGLSTELEDVTEVEYRQLRLERVVLAGLWTEGTLADAENSLRELAALAETAGSEVLDGLVQRRAKPDPGTFLGSGKALELKEIVTATGADTVVVDAELAPSQRRGLEDIVKVKVIDRTALILDIFAQHAKSREGKAQVELAQLEYLLPRLRGWGESMSRQAGGQVGGAGAGMGSRGPGETKIELDRRRIRTRMAKLRREIAAMKPARETKRANRRRNSVPSVAIAGYTNAGKSSLLNRLTDAGVLVENALFATLDPTVRKAETADGLGYTLADTVGFVRSLPTQLVEAFRSTLEEVADSDLILHVVDVSHPDPEGQIAAVRKVFSEVDARKVPEIIVLNKADAADPFVVERLKQREPRHVVVSARTGEGIAELLKAISESIPRPSVKLELLIPYNRGDLISKLHETDAEILTLDHGEDGTRAVVMVREGLAAELESFISND from the coding sequence ATGACCAGCCAGCCCAATACCGGATCCGATCCAGCAGCCCAGGACATGAGTCCTGAGGAAATCCAAGCTGTGATTGACCGGATTCTCTCCAAAGACGTACCGGCCAGGAACGCCACGACGGCGGACGGTGGCAACAAGTCAGTGTTCGGAAAAGCACAGGCAATATCCCGGCTCGACGAAGAGCACACCAGTTACGACGGCGACCAGCAGGACCTCGAAGAGCGCCGTGCGCTTCGACGGGTGGCAGGCCTGTCCACTGAACTCGAAGACGTCACCGAAGTCGAATACCGGCAGTTGCGCCTGGAACGTGTGGTACTCGCCGGGCTGTGGACCGAGGGCACCCTGGCGGACGCCGAGAATTCGCTGCGCGAACTTGCCGCCCTGGCCGAAACAGCAGGCTCGGAGGTCCTCGACGGCCTGGTGCAGCGCCGTGCCAAGCCAGATCCGGGAACCTTCCTGGGTTCCGGAAAGGCCCTCGAGCTCAAGGAAATCGTGACGGCCACCGGCGCGGACACCGTGGTGGTGGACGCCGAACTGGCACCGTCCCAGCGCCGTGGCCTGGAGGACATCGTCAAGGTCAAGGTCATTGACCGCACAGCCCTGATCCTGGATATTTTCGCCCAGCACGCCAAGAGCCGCGAGGGCAAAGCCCAAGTGGAACTCGCGCAGCTTGAATACCTGCTGCCGCGCCTGCGCGGCTGGGGTGAGTCGATGTCCCGCCAGGCCGGTGGCCAGGTGGGCGGTGCCGGCGCGGGCATGGGTTCGCGCGGTCCCGGTGAGACGAAGATCGAACTGGATCGTCGGCGGATCAGGACCCGCATGGCCAAGCTCCGCCGGGAGATCGCCGCCATGAAGCCGGCCCGGGAAACCAAGCGGGCCAACCGCCGTCGTAATTCCGTGCCGTCCGTCGCCATTGCGGGGTACACCAACGCAGGAAAGTCGTCGTTGCTGAACAGGCTGACCGATGCGGGGGTGCTCGTTGAGAATGCCCTCTTCGCCACCTTGGATCCCACTGTACGCAAGGCCGAGACCGCGGACGGGCTCGGCTACACCCTGGCCGACACTGTGGGCTTCGTCCGCTCGCTTCCCACCCAGCTGGTGGAGGCGTTCCGCTCCACCCTGGAGGAGGTTGCGGATTCGGACCTGATCCTGCACGTAGTGGATGTTTCGCACCCGGACCCGGAAGGCCAGATCGCTGCCGTCCGCAAGGTCTTCAGTGAAGTGGACGCCCGCAAGGTGCCTGAGATCATCGTGCTCAACAAGGCCGACGCCGCGGACCCATTTGTGGTGGAGCGCCTCAAACAGCGCGAACCGCGCCACGTGGTGGTCTCGGCCCGGACCGGGGAGGGCATCGCCGAACTGCTCAAGGCAATCAGCGAATCGATTCCTCGGCCCAGCGTCAAGCTGGAGCTCCTCATCCCGTACAACCGGGGTGATTTGATCAGCAAACTCCACGAGACCGACGCCGAAATCCTGACCCTTGACCACGGCGAGGACGGCACGAGGGCGGTGGTGATGGTCCGTGAGGGCCTCGCGGCTGAACTGGAATCATTCATCAGTAATGACTGA
- a CDS encoding ATP-dependent DNA helicase translates to MTELVAGEISGTAGEQFVIELLDRAVAGMAGQSRSGQHEMARQVARAIETGDHLLVQAGTGTGKSLAYLIPLIAHSLVSDKPTLVSTATLALQTQIVGRDLPRLLKTITPALDRPVKVALVKGRSNYVCRHKLEGGFPSEEPAEGQLFSLGEDTSVPHFAAATGGPASQLGKEVVRLREWAEKTTTGDRDELLPGVTDRAWRQVSVTSMECLGAQKCPLAAECFSELARQDAADADVVVTNHAMLAVSAFEGLAVLPEYDVVVVDEAHELQDRVTGAVSGQLSVAMVHAAASGARKHTAITVDALNAAAANLEVALAGVPNGLLPNGLNDEQLDCVDQLREACRAALSDSKGDSNTTADGGRQLARSRLLLILELCERLIAAKENREVVWFSRASTFDPQQGYSQPDESSPALINIAPLSVAGKLREGLFAGHTVVLTSATLAIGSAFEPTAGGLGLVGDGAPSWTGVDVGSPFDYPKQGILYVAGHLPKPGRGPSPEALDELEALIRASGGGALCLFSSRRAAEEAADAMRPRLGLSILCQGDSTMTGLVKQFAEEADTCLFGTMSLWQGVDVPGGSCRLVVIDRIPFPRPDDPLMTARSRAVAQAGGNGFMSVSATHAAIRLAQGAGRLIRSTGDKGVVAVLDSRLATERYAGFLRAALPPFWPTTDRKIAFAALERLAKESA, encoded by the coding sequence ATGACTGAGCTGGTGGCGGGGGAGATTTCGGGCACGGCCGGCGAGCAGTTCGTGATTGAACTGCTCGACCGTGCCGTGGCCGGCATGGCAGGGCAAAGCCGCAGCGGCCAGCACGAAATGGCGCGGCAGGTGGCCCGGGCCATCGAAACAGGTGACCACCTCCTGGTCCAGGCGGGAACAGGCACGGGAAAGTCGCTGGCCTACCTCATTCCGCTCATTGCGCACTCGCTCGTCAGCGATAAGCCCACTCTGGTCTCCACCGCAACACTCGCGTTGCAGACCCAGATCGTGGGCCGCGATCTTCCCCGGCTCCTGAAAACCATAACCCCCGCCCTGGACCGCCCCGTCAAGGTGGCCCTGGTCAAGGGCCGCTCCAACTATGTGTGCCGGCACAAGCTCGAAGGCGGGTTCCCCTCGGAGGAGCCCGCCGAGGGCCAGCTGTTCTCCCTCGGCGAGGACACCAGCGTGCCGCACTTCGCCGCCGCCACGGGCGGACCCGCATCCCAGCTTGGCAAGGAAGTGGTGCGGCTGCGCGAGTGGGCGGAAAAGACCACCACGGGCGACCGTGACGAGCTTCTGCCCGGCGTCACTGACCGTGCCTGGCGGCAGGTGTCCGTGACGTCGATGGAGTGTCTGGGGGCGCAGAAGTGCCCCCTCGCGGCGGAATGCTTCAGCGAACTGGCGCGCCAGGACGCTGCCGACGCCGATGTTGTGGTCACCAACCACGCCATGCTCGCGGTCAGCGCGTTCGAAGGACTTGCCGTACTGCCCGAATACGACGTTGTGGTGGTTGATGAGGCTCACGAACTCCAGGACCGGGTGACGGGAGCTGTGTCCGGGCAGCTTTCGGTGGCTATGGTTCACGCCGCGGCTTCCGGGGCGCGGAAGCACACCGCCATCACCGTTGACGCACTGAACGCAGCGGCCGCAAACCTGGAGGTCGCCCTGGCGGGCGTTCCCAACGGGCTGCTCCCAAATGGACTGAACGATGAACAGCTGGACTGCGTGGACCAGCTCCGTGAAGCTTGCCGGGCAGCCCTCTCGGACTCCAAGGGGGACAGCAACACAACGGCCGACGGCGGGCGGCAACTGGCCCGTTCGCGGCTCCTGCTGATCCTGGAACTCTGCGAACGGCTCATTGCCGCGAAGGAGAACCGCGAAGTGGTGTGGTTCTCCCGGGCCAGTACCTTCGATCCGCAGCAGGGCTATTCACAGCCTGACGAAAGCTCACCGGCGCTGATCAATATTGCCCCGCTCAGTGTCGCCGGCAAGCTGCGCGAAGGCCTCTTCGCCGGCCACACGGTGGTGCTGACCTCCGCTACCCTGGCCATCGGTTCGGCTTTTGAACCGACCGCCGGCGGACTCGGGCTGGTAGGCGACGGCGCCCCCAGCTGGACGGGCGTGGACGTGGGATCTCCTTTTGACTATCCGAAGCAGGGGATCCTGTACGTGGCCGGGCACCTGCCCAAGCCCGGCCGCGGGCCTTCACCGGAGGCCCTCGATGAACTCGAAGCGCTGATCCGAGCCTCCGGGGGCGGCGCCCTGTGCCTCTTTTCATCACGCCGGGCTGCCGAAGAGGCCGCCGATGCCATGCGGCCACGCCTCGGCCTCAGCATCCTCTGCCAGGGCGACTCCACCATGACGGGCCTGGTCAAGCAGTTTGCCGAGGAAGCCGATACCTGCCTGTTCGGGACCATGTCCCTTTGGCAGGGGGTGGACGTTCCTGGCGGATCATGCCGGCTGGTGGTTATCGACCGCATTCCGTTCCCACGGCCTGACGATCCGCTGATGACCGCCCGCTCACGTGCCGTGGCCCAGGCGGGCGGAAACGGATTTATGTCGGTCTCCGCCACCCACGCTGCCATCCGGCTTGCCCAGGGCGCGGGCAGGCTGATCCGTTCCACCGGAGACAAGGGCGTTGTTGCCGTGCTGGATTCACGGCTGGCCACGGAGCGTTACGCCGGATTCCTCCGGGCGGCGCTGCCACCGTTCTGGCCCACGACAGACCGCAAAATAGCGTTCGCCGCCCTGGAAAGACTGGCCAAGGAGAGCGCCTGA
- the recA gene encoding recombinase RecA, giving the protein MAAAPDRQKALDAALAQIDKQFGKGSVMRLGDEVRAPIEVIPTGSIALDVALGIGGLPRGRVVEIYGPESSGKTTVALHAVANAQRLGGIAAFIDAEHALDPEYAAKLGVDTDALLVSQPDTGEQALEIMDMLIGSGSLDVIVIDSVAALVPRAEIEGDMGDSHVGLQARLMSQALRKITGRLSQTKTTAIFINQLREKIGVFFGSPETTTGGKALKFYASIRIDVRRIQTLKEGADSVGNRTKAKIVKNKMAPPFKIAEFDIIYGQGISREGGIIDMGVEHGIIKKSGSWFTYDGDQLGQGMENSRRFLRDNPELAAELERLIKEKLGVGVKPAEADSKDTPKLKAVDGF; this is encoded by the coding sequence ATGGCCGCAGCCCCGGATCGCCAGAAGGCGCTCGACGCAGCGCTTGCCCAGATAGACAAGCAGTTCGGCAAAGGCTCAGTCATGCGCCTGGGCGACGAAGTCCGTGCACCGATCGAAGTCATCCCCACTGGATCCATTGCCCTCGATGTGGCTCTGGGAATTGGCGGCCTCCCGCGCGGCCGAGTCGTGGAGATCTATGGCCCGGAATCCTCCGGTAAAACCACCGTTGCCCTGCACGCAGTCGCCAATGCGCAGCGCCTGGGTGGCATCGCTGCATTCATCGACGCCGAACACGCCCTGGATCCAGAATATGCGGCCAAACTAGGCGTAGACACTGACGCCCTCCTGGTGTCGCAGCCGGACACCGGTGAGCAGGCCCTGGAAATCATGGATATGCTCATCGGCTCGGGCTCACTTGACGTTATTGTGATCGACTCCGTTGCTGCCCTGGTTCCGCGTGCGGAAATCGAGGGTGACATGGGCGATAGCCACGTGGGCCTGCAGGCACGCCTTATGAGCCAGGCCCTGCGTAAGATCACGGGACGTCTGAGCCAGACCAAAACCACAGCAATCTTCATTAACCAGCTCCGTGAAAAGATCGGAGTCTTCTTCGGCTCACCGGAGACCACTACCGGTGGTAAAGCCCTGAAGTTCTACGCCTCCATCCGCATCGACGTTCGCCGTATCCAGACGCTCAAGGAAGGCGCGGACTCGGTGGGCAACCGCACCAAGGCCAAGATCGTCAAAAACAAGATGGCACCGCCCTTCAAAATCGCCGAGTTCGACATCATCTACGGCCAGGGCATCTCCCGCGAGGGCGGCATCATCGACATGGGTGTCGAGCACGGCATCATCAAGAAGTCCGGTTCATGGTTCACCTACGACGGCGACCAGCTCGGCCAGGGCATGGAAAACTCCCGCCGGTTCCTGCGCGACAACCCCGAACTCGCTGCCGAGCTGGAGCGTCTTATCAAGGAAAAGCTCGGCGTGGGAGTCAAGCCTGCCGAAGCGGACTCCAAAGACACACCGAAGCTGAAGGCCGTTGACGGCTTCTAA